A single region of the Salvelinus sp. IW2-2015 linkage group LG20, ASM291031v2, whole genome shotgun sequence genome encodes:
- the LOC139022684 gene encoding octapeptide-repeat protein T2-like gives MGLTKVKNPMVSRGNESERISESERAGERESQSERERERVRASGRERESERAGESKRASGRVKASERESQSERETERERETERERETERERETERERETELRNSERIKRAREEQSQEPESRERERAKRVREREPRESERKEPERESRVRESESESPSQRVRVRESPSQRVRVRGVRVRE, from the exons ATGGGGCTAACGAAGGTCAAAAACCCAATGGTGAGCAGAGGGAATGAATCAGAGCGTATCAGCGAGTCAgagcgagcgggagagagagagagtcagagcgagcgggagagagagagagtcagagcgagcgggagagagagagagtcagagcgaGCGGGAGAGTCAAAGCGAGCGAGCGGGAGAGTCAAAGCGAGCGAGCGGGAGAGTCAGAGCGAGcgggagacagagcgagagcgggagacagagcgagagcgggagacagagcgagagcgggagacagagcgagagcgggAGACAGAGCTGAGAA ATtcagagagaataaagagagccAGAGAAGAGCAGAGTCAAGAGCcagagtccagagagagagagagagccaagagagtcagagagagagagcccagagagtcagagagaaaagAGCCCGAGAGAGAGTCCCGAGTCAGAGAGTCCGAGTCAGAGAGTCCGAGTCAGAGAGTCCGAGTCAGAGAGAGTCCGAGTCAGAGAGTCCGAGTCAGAGGAGTGAGAGTCAGAgagtga